A single Glycine soja cultivar W05 chromosome 14, ASM419377v2, whole genome shotgun sequence DNA region contains:
- the LOC114384034 gene encoding uncharacterized protein LOC114384034, with protein sequence MDRSWMQASHTSDEYENGVEQFLQFTELNAPSLRGKYFCPCVKCANGRHHVIAEIRTHLICHGITPTYTRWIWHGELLENPSISQTNPVDVDMGNRIEGMIRDLGQDGFQQAHAPLYDKIENDSKMPLYPGCTAFTRLSAVLALVNLKARFGWSDKSFTELLVLLKKLLPEQNTLPKSQYEAKKILCPVGMSYQKIHACPNECILYRNEFAEMRNCPTCGVSRYKANTDDFVDDISPNNTRPAKVWGRKSDGLLRHPADSSQWKQFDSLYPDFGNEPRNLRVALTSNGMNLLGNLSTNHSSWPILLMIYNLPPWLCMKRKYIMLSMMITGPRQPRNDIDVYLAPLIEDLRILWEHGVDVWDGYLQETFTLRAMVFCTINDYPAYGNLSEYSVKGHYACPVCEKGTTFFQLQHGKKTVYTRHRRFLKQYHSYRRLKKAFNGSQEHETAPQPLQGKEVYDRVKDIINIFGKTQKKPPTNKNIWKKRSIFFDLPYWSDLHVRHYIDVMHVEKNVCDSLIGTLLNIKGKTKDGLKCRQDLVEMGIREQLHPISQGSRTYLPPACHTMSTNEKRSFCHCLRMLKVPQGYSSNIKSLVSVNDLKLVGLKSHDCHVLMQHLLPVAIRGILPVNVRVAITRLCFVFNAICSKVIDPATLDELEEEAAIVLCQMEMYFPPSFFDIMVHLIVHLVGEIRMCGPVFLHWMYPIERYMKVLKGYTKNLPRPEASIVERETIFADDGASVTLRLLAVGSNLNVPTWKGYDINNYSFYTKSADDKSTMQNSGVTVDADSNHFCSASDNNPIRASMPYFGVIHEI encoded by the exons atggatcgaagttggatgcaAGCATCACACACCAGTGATGAGTATGAGAATGGAGTTGAACAATTCCTCCAATTTACTGAATTGAATGCACCATCTTTGCGGGgtaaatatttttgtccatGTGTGAAATGTGCGAATGGGAGACACCATGTAATAGCTGAGATACGAACACATCTTATATGTCACGGGATCACTCCAACTTACACAaggtggatatggcatggggaaTTGCTAGAGAACCCATCAATCTCTCAGACTAACCCAGTTGATGTGGACATGGGAAACCGTATAGAAGGCATGATTCGCGATCTGGGACAAGACGGATTTCAACAAGCACATGCTCCTTTGTAtgacaaaatagaaaatgattcaaAGATGCCTTTGTATCCAGGGTGCACAGCTTTCACAAGGTTGTCAGCGGTATTAGCTCTGGTAAACTTGAAGGCACGATTTGGCTGGAGTGATAAAAGCTTCACTGAATTGCTGGTCCTGCTAAAAAAATTGCTTCCTGAACAAAACACGTTGCCAAAAAGTCAATACGAGGCAAAGAAGATTTTATGTCCAGTGGGAATGTCGTACCAGAAAATCCACGCATGTCCAAATGAATGCATTTTGTACAGAAATGAGTTTGCAGAGATGCGCAATTGCCCTACCTGTGGTGTATCACGCTACAAGGCCAACACTGACGACTTTGTTGATGATATTTCCCCTAATAACACTCGTCCAGCAAAGGTtt GGGGGAGGAAAAGTGATGGACTGCTCCGACATCCGGCTGATAGTTCGCAATGGAAACAGTTTGATTCCTTATATCCTGATTTTGGGAATGAGCCTAGAAATCTAAGGGTTGCTCTTACTTCGAATGGAATGAATCTGTTAGGTAACTTAAGTACCAATCATAGTTCATGGCCTATTTTGCTCATGATTTACAACctccctccttggttgtgcatgaagcgaaaatacataaTGCTCAGCATGATGATAACGGGTCCAAGACAGCCAAGGAATGATATTGACGTGTATCTTGCTCCATTGATCGAAGACCTGAGGATATTATGGGAACATGGGGTTGATGTTTGGGATGGTTATTTGCAGGAGACTTTTACGTTGCGTGCAATGGTTTTTTGCACCATAAATGACTATCCAGCATATGGCAACTTAAGTGAATACAGTGTCAAAGGCCATTATGCATGTCCTGTGTGTGAGAAAGGTACTACCTTCTTCCAACTACAACATGGAAAGAAGACTGTATACACAAGGCATCGAAGATTTCTAAAACAGTATCATTCGTATCGACgtttgaaaaaagcttttaatggatctCAAGAACACGAAACTGCACCGCAACCATTACAGGGCAAAGAAGTTTATGATCGCGTGAAGGACATCATAAATATCTTTGGCAAGACACAAAAAAAACCTCCAACTAACAAaaacatatggaagaaaagatccattttctttgatcttccatactggtcTGATCTTCATGTTAGACACTATATAGACGTGATGCACgtagagaaaaatgtttgtgacagttTAATTGGcacccttcttaacattaaaggcaaaacaaaggatggtttgaagTGTCGTCAGGACTTGGTTGAAATGGGTATAAGAGAACAGTTGCACCCAATATCACAAGGTTCGCGAACATATCTACCCCCAGCATGTCACACGATGTCAACAAATGAGAAGAGGAGTTTTTGTCATTGTTTGCGTATGCTTaaagttccacaaggatactcttcaaatataaaGAGCCTTGTATCGGTGAATGATTTGAAATTGGTTGGGTTgaaatctcatgattgtcatgtaCTAATGCAACATCTATTACCTGTAGCGATTCGGGGAATCTTGCCTGTGAATGTTCGGGTTGCCATAACAcggttgtgttttgtttttaatgctaTTTGTAGCAAAGTAATTGACCCAGCAACATTGGATGAGTTGGAGGAGGAGGCTGCCATTGTCCTTTGTCaaatggagatgtattttcctccatcattttttgacataatggtGCATTTAATTGTTCATCTAGTAGGGGAGATCAGAATGTGTGGGCCTGTTTTCCTACATTGGATGTATCCAATTGAACGTTACATGAAAGTGTTAAAGGGGTACACGAAGAATCTACCCCGACCCGAAGCTTCGATTGTCGAAAG GGAAACTATATTCGCTGACGATGGTGCCTCCGTGACTTTAAGATTGTTAGCTGTTGGGTCAAATCTAAATGTACCTACTTGGAAAGGGTATGATATAAACAATTATTCATTCTACACGAAGTCAGCAGATGACAAAAGCACAATGCAGAACAGTGGTGTGACTGTTGATGCCGACTCCAATCACTTTTGTAGTGCATCAGACAACAATCCAATTCGAGCATCGATGCCTTACTTTGGAGTTATTCATGAAATATGA